TCCGCGAGGGTAATATAAAATATCTTGTCGATATCATGAGCGGCCAGAAGACCGGCGCGTACCTCGACCAGCGCGAGAACCACATCGCCTCGGAAAAATACTCCAGGGGCAAGGCGCTCGATTGTTTCTCATACCAGGGCCTCTTCTCCCTGCATATGGCGCTATCGGCCGGCGAGGTCACTGCGGTGGATTCCTCGGGCCCTGCGCTCCGGGGATTAAAGGAGAACGCCGAACTTAACGGCCTCACGAAAATCGAAACAGTCGAGGGGAAGGTCTCCGAGACATTAAAATCATTCCAGAAAGAAGAAAGGCAGTTCGACTTCATAGTTCTCGATCCGCCAGCGTTCGCGAAGTCAAAGAAAGATATACAGGCCGCGGCGCGCGGTTATATAGACATAAATTTCAGGGCTATGAAATTACTGAAAAAAGGCGGGCACCTTATGACCTGCTCGTGTTCTTACAACCTTTCGGAAGGGCAATTCATGGACATCCTGGCGGAGGCTTTGTCCGAATCGCGCAGGCGCGCGCGCCTCATAGAGAAACGCATCCAGCCCGCCGACCACCCTATCCTCCTGAACTTCCCCGAATCGAATTACCTTAAATGCATAATACTTGAGATGGTTTAACCTCAAGTGTTTCGTCCTTGAAATAGTTTAGCGTCGCCGCCTGCCCTTATGCGCCGGAAGAGGGACTTGAGGATATTCTCGTATGGGTCGTCTATCTCCAGTAAGAGTTCCCAGACGGCGCGGGCGCGCTGGTATTGCTCGGGATTGGTCGGCCGCGGCGTACCGCCGCCGTCGTGCCAT
The DNA window shown above is from Candidatus Omnitrophota bacterium and carries:
- a CDS encoding class I SAM-dependent rRNA methyltransferase, encoding MQTPSLRITRKGAAWFRTGHPWIYKDDLERNDPSLSGSIISVLDNSGKFIAKAFYNERSKIALRIITYDDVPVDAGFWRSRLSGCIEYRKKTVKDADAYRIAHSEADGLPSLIVDKYGEHLSIQTLCLGMDNIKDTIVDGLKDLLKPASIVARNDSAMRKFEGLEEKKEVLYGRPPEKAVVREGNIKYLVDIMSGQKTGAYLDQRENHIASEKYSRGKALDCFSYQGLFSLHMALSAGEVTAVDSSGPALRGLKENAELNGLTKIETVEGKVSETLKSFQKEERQFDFIVLDPPAFAKSKKDIQAAARGYIDINFRAMKLLKKGGHLMTCSCSYNLSEGQFMDILAEALSESRRRARLIEKRIQPADHPILLNFPESNYLKCIILEMV